A single genomic interval of Bacillus sp. es.036 harbors:
- the secD gene encoding protein translocase subunit SecD, translating to MKKSWIISTTLTILLILTLFFATFKSLINEVKLGLDLQGGFEILYEVQDPYEEQEILNEDLLKQTASLIHDRINLLGISEPTVTIEDESRIRVQIPGVKDQEEMRTFISIGGNITVRDTEDSLVLSSTDFDSIDIEPSSREEYPIVTMDLSDSVDIEKITQKYENDNLAFWLDFEQGDSYKVEAAKENSKIFFDGKVSGNWSDKSIALAGEFTKVEAELVAKTISTGDLPAPLEEVYSRSVSGQLGKVALTKTIISGIIGMVLISSYMMWRYRWLGLLTVLCLISYLYLTIAIFVFLEGVLTLTGLAAFILGLGIAVDATIIKFERLKEQIEPEKSFEQSVMEASNKSFKTIGDSQLTTLIAAAGLFLFGVGMVKGFATMLFISIISGFLTCYALLRLLLYMVGETRVVEWWQSKKKEY from the coding sequence TTGAAAAAGAGTTGGATTATTTCAACAACCTTAACGATATTGTTAATCTTGACTTTGTTTTTCGCTACGTTTAAGAGTCTCATAAATGAAGTGAAGTTAGGACTGGATTTGCAAGGTGGATTTGAAATCCTTTATGAAGTACAAGATCCTTATGAGGAACAAGAAATTCTCAATGAGGATCTCTTAAAACAAACGGCTTCATTAATTCATGATCGAATTAATTTATTAGGTATCAGCGAACCTACGGTTACAATTGAAGATGAGAGTCGCATTCGAGTTCAAATACCTGGTGTTAAAGATCAAGAGGAAATGAGAACCTTTATCTCAATAGGGGGCAATATCACGGTGCGAGACACGGAGGACAGTCTAGTACTTTCATCAACTGATTTTGACTCTATTGATATTGAACCATCATCTAGAGAAGAATATCCTATTGTGACTATGGATTTGTCTGATTCTGTTGATATCGAGAAGATTACTCAAAAGTACGAAAACGACAACTTAGCATTCTGGCTCGATTTTGAACAAGGAGACTCTTATAAGGTAGAGGCAGCAAAAGAAAATTCTAAAATCTTTTTCGATGGCAAAGTCAGTGGGAATTGGTCAGACAAAAGTATAGCTTTGGCGGGGGAGTTTACAAAGGTAGAAGCAGAGTTAGTCGCAAAAACGATTAGCACAGGTGATTTACCAGCTCCTTTAGAGGAAGTATATTCTCGGTCTGTGAGTGGTCAATTAGGAAAGGTGGCACTTACTAAAACCATCATCTCTGGAATTATTGGAATGGTTCTCATTTCTTCTTATATGATGTGGCGTTATAGATGGCTAGGGCTACTAACGGTCCTCTGTCTGATTAGTTATCTCTATCTAACAATCGCGATATTTGTCTTTCTAGAAGGCGTTCTCACATTAACTGGGTTAGCTGCCTTTATACTTGGATTAGGCATTGCAGTCGATGCAACCATTATAAAATTTGAACGTCTAAAAGAACAAATTGAGCCTGAGAAATCTTTCGAACAAAGTGTGATGGAAGCGTCCAATAAGTCATTTAAAACAATAGGAGATTCTCAACTAACAACATTAATAGCTGCAGCTGGACTATTCTTATTTGGTGTAGGAATGGTAAAAGGATTTGCTACAATGCTCTTTATTAGTATTATCAGTGGATTTTTAACGTGTTATGCCTTGTTAAGGCTATTACTATATATGGTTGGCGAAACAAGGGTCGTTGAATGGTGGCAAAGTAAAAAAAAGGAATATTAG